Proteins encoded in a region of the Triticum dicoccoides isolate Atlit2015 ecotype Zavitan chromosome 3A, WEW_v2.0, whole genome shotgun sequence genome:
- the LOC119266670 gene encoding cysteine-rich receptor-like protein kinase 2 isoform X1, translated as MHRMAHFPLLPALALAVTCALVPFTVADPQATQLNLGCSQYNATPTAAFLAALNSTFAELRANLSAGSGFATAAEPRAAAPAFALAQCRPYVTGRDCVACFDAAAARIHAACGAANGGRAILDGCVIRYESVAFFDQSTLPGNTQRCNGSAVPGTAFDGAVQALINDLAAAVPRFPRLAAAAAGTGVYAMAQCVETVGQDGCAQCLQVAASNIDRCPPNSDGRAVDAGCFMRYSDKPFFPANATADLTPYLRSGKSRGKGAIVGAILGGLAFLLLLGLLALFWTWRSMKLKKPRRGDILGATELQGPTNFNYHDLKAATNNFSEKSKIGEGGFGDVFKGLLKNGKIVAVKRLSVMQTSRAKEDFESEVKLISNVQHRNLVRLLGCSRKGSECLLVYEYMVNSSLDKFLYGKRRGTLNWKQRFNIIVGMARGLAYLHQEFHVCIIHRDIKSSNVLLDDDFQPKIADFGLARLLPDDHSHLSTRFAGTLGYTAPEYAIHGQLSEKVDTYSFGIVILEIISGRKINDTRIEAETQYLLESVSIFLLKILSWFHILSHMAPMLHITTSQAWKLYENEDVIKLVDGSLDHEEYMPEEVIRIIEIALLCTQSVVASRPTMSEVVVLLLSRNSPEILPTRPTFIDSISRVRGETSTSNSSTASKATASISHLSAR; from the exons ATGCACCGCATGGCTCACTTCCCGCTGTTGCCGGCTCTAGCGCTGGCGGTCACCTGCGCGTTGGTTCCGTTCACCGTCGCTGACCCGCAGGCTACGCAGCTCAACCTTGGGTGCAGCCAGTACAACGCCACGCCCACGGCCGCCTTCCTCGCGGCCCTAAACTCCACCTTTGCTGAGCTCCGCGCCAACCTCTCCGCCGGCAGCGGCTTCGCCACCGCCGCGGAGCCTCGCGCCGCCGCGCCGGCGTTCGCGTTGGCGCAGTGCCGCCCATACGTCACCGGGAGGGACTGCGTCGCCTGCTTCGACGCCGCCGCGGCGCGCATCCACGCCGCCTGCGGGGCTGCTAACGGCGGGCGCGCCATCCTCGACGGCTGCGTCATACGGTACGAGAGCGTGGCGTTCTTCGACCAGTCCACCCTCCCTGGCAACACGCAGCGCTGCAACGGCTCCGCCGTGCCCGGCACCGCTTTCGACGGCGCGGTGCAGGCGCTGATCAACGACCTCGCGGCAGCCGTGCCTCGCTTCCCGCGGCTAGCTGCGGCGGCCGCGGGCACCGGCGTGTACGCGATGGCGCAGTGTGTGGAGACGGTCGGGCAGGACGGCTGCGCGCAGTGCCTCCAGGTAGCTGCGAGCAACATTGACCGGTGCCCGCCCAATTCCGACGGCCGGGCAGTGGACGCCGGGTGCTTCATGAGGTACTCTGATAAGCCCTTCTTCCCGGCTAATGCGACGGCAGACCTGACGCCCTACTTGCGCTCTG GAAAATCAAGAGGGAAGGGGGCCATTGTAGGAGCAATTTTGGGAGGTCTGGCCTTCCTGTTGCTTCTAGGGTTATTAGCTTTGTTTTGGACCTGGCGGTCTATGAAGCTAAAGAAGCCTCGAAGAG GTGATATACTTGGAGCAACGGAACTGCAAGGTCCAACAAATTTTAACTATCACGATCTTAAGGCTGCAACCAATAATTTTAGTGAGAAAAGTAAAATTGGAGAAGGAGGTTTTGGAGATGTCTTTAAG GGCTTACTGAAAAATGGGAAAATTGTTGCAGTAAAAAGGTTGTCAGTAATGCAAACTAGCAGGGCCAAAGAAGATTTTGAAAGCGAGGTAAAGCTTATTAGCAATGTTCAGCATCGAAATCTTGTCCGGCTTCTTGGTTGTTCTCGCAAGGGTTCTGAATGCCTCCTTGTTTATGAATATATGGTGAATAGTAGCCTTGACAAGTTTCTCTACG GTAAGAGACGTGGAACACTTAACTGGAAGCAGCGATTCAATATCATCGTTGGCATGGCTCGTGGCCTTGCATATCTTCATCAAGAGTTTCATGTGTGTATCATACACCGTGATATTAAATCTAGCAATGTTCTTCTTGATGATGACTTCCAACCTAAGATTGCTGATTTTGGTTTGGCAAGGCTCCTACCTGATGATCATAGTCATCTCAGCACTAGATTTGCAGGAACATT GGGTTACACTGCTCCTGAGTATGCAATCCACGGCCAGCTATCGGAGAAGGTTGACACATACAGCTTTGGTATAGTCATTTTGGAAATAATAAGTGGTCGGAAAATCAATGATACAAGGATTGAGGCTGAAACACAATACCTACTTGAATCGGTATCCATCTTCCTTCTGAAAATCCTCTCTTGGTTCCATATATTGTCCCATATGGCTCCAATGCTTCACATAACCACTTCACAG GCATGGAAGCTATATGAAAATGAGGACGTGATTAAGTTGGTGGATGGATCGTTAGATCACGAAGAATATATGCCAGAAGAGGTAATAAGAATAATAGAGATAGCGCTTCTCTGCACTCAATCAGTTGTTGCTTCAAGGCCAACTATGTCAGAGGTAGTTGTGTTGTTGTTATCAAGAAATTCTCCAGAGATACTACCCACAAGGCCCACTTTTATTGATTCAATAAGTAGAGTGCGAGGAGAAACATCCACGTCCAATTCATCCACTGCATCCAAGGCCACCGCCTCTATTTCACACTTATCAGCCAGGTAA
- the LOC119266670 gene encoding cysteine-rich receptor-like protein kinase 2 isoform X2, whose protein sequence is MHRMAHFPLLPALALAVTCALVPFTVADPQATQLNLGCSQYNATPTAAFLAALNSTFAELRANLSAGSGFATAAEPRAAAPAFALAQCRPYVTGRDCVACFDAAAARIHAACGAANGGRAILDGCVIRYESVAFFDQSTLPGNTQRCNGSAVPGTAFDGAVQALINDLAAAVPRFPRLAAAAAGTGVYAMAQCVETVGQDGCAQCLQVAASNIDRCPPNSDGRAVDAGCFMRYSDKPFFPANATADLTPYLRSGKSRGKGAIVGAILGGLAFLLLLGLLALFWTWRSMKLKKPRRGDILGATELQGPTNFNYHDLKAATNNFSEKSKIGEGGFGDVFKGLLKNGKIVAVKRLSVMQTSRAKEDFESEVKLISNVQHRNLVRLLGCSRKGSECLLVYEYMVNSSLDKFLYGKRRGTLNWKQRFNIIVGMARGLAYLHQEFHVCIIHRDIKSSNVLLDDDFQPKIADFGLARLLPDDHSHLSTRFAGTLGYTAPEYAIHGQLSEKVDTYSFGIVILEIISGRKINDTRIEAETQYLLESAWKLYENEDVIKLVDGSLDHEEYMPEEVIRIIEIALLCTQSVVASRPTMSEVVVLLLSRNSPEILPTRPTFIDSISRVRGETSTSNSSTASKATASISHLSAR, encoded by the exons ATGCACCGCATGGCTCACTTCCCGCTGTTGCCGGCTCTAGCGCTGGCGGTCACCTGCGCGTTGGTTCCGTTCACCGTCGCTGACCCGCAGGCTACGCAGCTCAACCTTGGGTGCAGCCAGTACAACGCCACGCCCACGGCCGCCTTCCTCGCGGCCCTAAACTCCACCTTTGCTGAGCTCCGCGCCAACCTCTCCGCCGGCAGCGGCTTCGCCACCGCCGCGGAGCCTCGCGCCGCCGCGCCGGCGTTCGCGTTGGCGCAGTGCCGCCCATACGTCACCGGGAGGGACTGCGTCGCCTGCTTCGACGCCGCCGCGGCGCGCATCCACGCCGCCTGCGGGGCTGCTAACGGCGGGCGCGCCATCCTCGACGGCTGCGTCATACGGTACGAGAGCGTGGCGTTCTTCGACCAGTCCACCCTCCCTGGCAACACGCAGCGCTGCAACGGCTCCGCCGTGCCCGGCACCGCTTTCGACGGCGCGGTGCAGGCGCTGATCAACGACCTCGCGGCAGCCGTGCCTCGCTTCCCGCGGCTAGCTGCGGCGGCCGCGGGCACCGGCGTGTACGCGATGGCGCAGTGTGTGGAGACGGTCGGGCAGGACGGCTGCGCGCAGTGCCTCCAGGTAGCTGCGAGCAACATTGACCGGTGCCCGCCCAATTCCGACGGCCGGGCAGTGGACGCCGGGTGCTTCATGAGGTACTCTGATAAGCCCTTCTTCCCGGCTAATGCGACGGCAGACCTGACGCCCTACTTGCGCTCTG GAAAATCAAGAGGGAAGGGGGCCATTGTAGGAGCAATTTTGGGAGGTCTGGCCTTCCTGTTGCTTCTAGGGTTATTAGCTTTGTTTTGGACCTGGCGGTCTATGAAGCTAAAGAAGCCTCGAAGAG GTGATATACTTGGAGCAACGGAACTGCAAGGTCCAACAAATTTTAACTATCACGATCTTAAGGCTGCAACCAATAATTTTAGTGAGAAAAGTAAAATTGGAGAAGGAGGTTTTGGAGATGTCTTTAAG GGCTTACTGAAAAATGGGAAAATTGTTGCAGTAAAAAGGTTGTCAGTAATGCAAACTAGCAGGGCCAAAGAAGATTTTGAAAGCGAGGTAAAGCTTATTAGCAATGTTCAGCATCGAAATCTTGTCCGGCTTCTTGGTTGTTCTCGCAAGGGTTCTGAATGCCTCCTTGTTTATGAATATATGGTGAATAGTAGCCTTGACAAGTTTCTCTACG GTAAGAGACGTGGAACACTTAACTGGAAGCAGCGATTCAATATCATCGTTGGCATGGCTCGTGGCCTTGCATATCTTCATCAAGAGTTTCATGTGTGTATCATACACCGTGATATTAAATCTAGCAATGTTCTTCTTGATGATGACTTCCAACCTAAGATTGCTGATTTTGGTTTGGCAAGGCTCCTACCTGATGATCATAGTCATCTCAGCACTAGATTTGCAGGAACATT GGGTTACACTGCTCCTGAGTATGCAATCCACGGCCAGCTATCGGAGAAGGTTGACACATACAGCTTTGGTATAGTCATTTTGGAAATAATAAGTGGTCGGAAAATCAATGATACAAGGATTGAGGCTGAAACACAATACCTACTTGAATCG GCATGGAAGCTATATGAAAATGAGGACGTGATTAAGTTGGTGGATGGATCGTTAGATCACGAAGAATATATGCCAGAAGAGGTAATAAGAATAATAGAGATAGCGCTTCTCTGCACTCAATCAGTTGTTGCTTCAAGGCCAACTATGTCAGAGGTAGTTGTGTTGTTGTTATCAAGAAATTCTCCAGAGATACTACCCACAAGGCCCACTTTTATTGATTCAATAAGTAGAGTGCGAGGAGAAACATCCACGTCCAATTCATCCACTGCATCCAAGGCCACCGCCTCTATTTCACACTTATCAGCCAGGTAA